The following proteins are encoded in a genomic region of Candidatus Manganitrophaceae bacterium:
- a CDS encoding NAD-dependent deacylase has translation MDLVREKLENSAFITVLTGAGISAESGIPTFRGDEGLWKKFKPEDLATPEAFRDTPGIVWEWYHWRRELISKKIPNRGHDALVILEEKTQGFTLITQNVDGLHVLAGNRNIIELHGTLWKTRCTGCHRVIEDRSLKMPLLPTCDLCNKRLRPHVVWFGEGIDPLDLEGSLKACRECEVFLVIGTSSVVQPAASFAALAKSEGAFIVEVNVEPALQIRPDVSLTGKAAEILPLLLS, from the coding sequence ATTGATCTGGTCCGGGAGAAACTAGAAAATTCTGCTTTCATTACAGTCCTGACCGGAGCGGGCATCTCTGCCGAAAGTGGCATCCCGACTTTTCGCGGTGACGAAGGGCTCTGGAAAAAGTTCAAACCAGAGGACTTGGCCACGCCTGAGGCATTTCGCGACACACCCGGCATTGTTTGGGAATGGTACCATTGGAGAAGGGAGTTGATTTCAAAAAAAATCCCGAACCGCGGCCACGACGCCCTGGTAATACTGGAAGAAAAAACGCAGGGATTTACCCTGATCACTCAGAATGTGGACGGCCTCCATGTGCTTGCGGGAAACCGTAACATCATCGAACTACACGGAACGCTCTGGAAGACAAGATGTACAGGATGTCACCGTGTCATTGAAGACAGGTCGCTCAAGATGCCGCTCCTTCCGACTTGCGACTTGTGTAATAAGAGGCTGCGTCCGCATGTTGTCTGGTTTGGAGAGGGAATTGATCCGCTTGATCTGGAGGGCAGCCTGAAGGCCTGCCGGGAATGCGAGGTCTTCCTCGTAATCGGAACTTCGTCGGTTGTTCAGCCCGCCGCCTCATTCGCGGCGCTGGCAAAAAGCGAAGGGGCCTTTATCGTCGAGGTCAATGTGGAACCCGCTCTGCAAATAAGGCCGGATGTCTCCCTTACTGGAAAAGCAGCCGAGATACTTCCTCTACTTCTGAGCTAG
- a CDS encoding ABC transporter ATP-binding protein, which produces MNDPTEALLQVQDLRTWFYTEEGVVRAIDGVSFEVHRGETFALVGESGSGKSMTALSIMKLVPEPAGRIISGKILLEGEDLCQFPEMGMRRLRGRRISMIFQEPMTSLNPVMTVGAQITETLQHHFSMKSTEARRRACELLDLVGIPDPIARYSEYPHQMSGGMKQRIMIAMALSGEPDLLIADEPTTALDVTIQAQILELLKKLQKERGMALLLITHDLAVVSEIAEKVAVMYAGQIVEMSDRDPFFDHPQHPYSQKLFNALPLKKKRGERLEIIRGNVPALNKPFSGCRFANRCDAAWDHCEQVVPQWISLETGGVRCHLASPRDAATRPIASKVVRESEAIETQVSIKNETLLNISDLKVHFPIQKGLFKKTVGYVKAVDGVSLAIDAGKTLALVGESGCGKTTTGKAILQLIQPSAGSIFFDDVDLTQLTGEDLRKKRKDFQIIFQDPYSSLNPRMMVRDIIKEGMDAQKINREHAGPPMSRDEEETTIDRLLDAVGLPSEVKNRYPHEFSGGQRQRICIARVLAVNPKLIVCDEPTSALDVSVQAQILNLLKSLQEKLGLAYLFITHNISVVEYFAHEIAVMYLGRIVEYGLVEEVLENPKHPYTRALLSAVPQVDLEQKRSIIRLEGDLPSPISPPQGCHFHPRCPEALPICRENYPSQSSFSASHNTCCHLYETPPSSRLDISLYPYLYHN; this is translated from the coding sequence ATGAACGATCCGACGGAAGCGCTCCTTCAGGTACAGGACCTAAGAACCTGGTTCTACACCGAAGAAGGGGTTGTCCGTGCAATAGACGGGGTGTCTTTTGAGGTCCACCGGGGAGAGACTTTTGCCCTCGTCGGAGAATCCGGCTCCGGAAAATCGATGACGGCCCTGTCCATCATGAAGCTTGTTCCGGAACCGGCCGGGCGAATCATCTCAGGAAAAATCCTCCTGGAAGGCGAGGACCTCTGCCAGTTTCCTGAGATGGGGATGCGCCGGCTTAGAGGACGACGAATCTCTATGATCTTTCAGGAACCGATGACCAGCCTGAATCCCGTCATGACCGTCGGTGCTCAAATCACGGAGACATTGCAACACCATTTTTCCATGAAGAGCACTGAGGCCAGGAGGCGGGCCTGTGAACTTCTTGACCTTGTCGGCATCCCCGACCCCATCGCCCGTTACAGTGAATACCCCCATCAGATGTCGGGGGGGATGAAACAACGAATCATGATCGCGATGGCCCTTTCCGGAGAGCCGGATCTTTTGATCGCCGATGAACCCACCACGGCACTCGATGTCACCATCCAGGCCCAGATCCTTGAACTCTTGAAAAAACTGCAAAAAGAGCGGGGAATGGCTCTCTTGCTCATTACGCATGACCTGGCCGTTGTCTCTGAAATCGCCGAGAAGGTTGCCGTGATGTATGCCGGACAGATTGTCGAGATGTCTGATCGCGATCCATTTTTCGACCACCCGCAGCACCCTTATTCGCAGAAATTATTCAACGCCCTTCCCCTTAAGAAAAAAAGGGGGGAACGCCTGGAGATCATTCGAGGAAACGTTCCCGCTTTAAATAAACCCTTTTCCGGCTGCCGCTTTGCCAATCGTTGCGATGCGGCCTGGGATCACTGTGAACAAGTGGTCCCACAATGGATATCTCTTGAAACCGGCGGGGTCCGATGTCATCTGGCATCGCCCAGAGACGCGGCAACCCGACCGATTGCATCAAAAGTGGTCCGAGAGTCTGAAGCGATTGAAACCCAGGTCTCAATAAAAAACGAGACCCTTCTTAACATATCAGACCTCAAGGTCCATTTTCCCATTCAGAAGGGACTCTTTAAAAAGACCGTCGGCTACGTCAAGGCGGTTGACGGGGTTTCACTGGCGATTGACGCGGGAAAGACGCTTGCTCTGGTCGGAGAATCGGGGTGCGGAAAAACCACGACGGGGAAGGCCATCCTCCAATTGATCCAGCCAAGCGCCGGTTCTATTTTCTTTGACGATGTCGATCTCACACAACTGACGGGGGAAGATCTTCGTAAAAAAAGAAAGGATTTTCAGATCATATTCCAGGACCCTTATTCTTCACTCAATCCACGGATGATGGTCCGCGACATCATAAAAGAGGGGATGGACGCACAGAAGATCAACCGTGAACACGCAGGGCCTCCCATGAGCCGCGACGAAGAAGAGACCACCATCGATCGCTTACTAGATGCGGTGGGTTTGCCCTCCGAGGTAAAAAACCGCTATCCACACGAGTTCTCAGGAGGACAGCGTCAACGAATTTGCATTGCGCGCGTCCTCGCGGTGAATCCGAAATTAATCGTCTGCGACGAACCCACCAGCGCGCTTGATGTCTCCGTCCAGGCCCAGATACTCAATCTCCTAAAGAGTTTGCAGGAGAAACTCGGCCTGGCCTACCTCTTCATTACCCACAATATCTCCGTCGTTGAATATTTCGCCCATGAAATTGCCGTGATGTATCTTGGACGCATTGTTGAATACGGATTGGTCGAGGAGGTCCTGGAAAATCCGAAACATCCCTATACCCGGGCCCTCCTTTCGGCCGTTCCCCAGGTTGATCTCGAACAAAAAAGAAGCATCATCCGCCTCGAGGGGGATCTCCCCTCTCCGATTTCACCCCCGCAAGGCTGTCATTTTCACCCCCGCTGTCCCGAGGCCCTGCCCATCTGTCGGGAAAACTACCCTTCCCAATCCTCTTTCAGTGCCAGCCACAACACCTGCTGCCACCTTTATGAGACCCCCCCCTCAAGTCGATTAGACATATCACTATATCCATACTTGTATCATAATTGA
- a CDS encoding ABC transporter permease encodes MSFKPVLLWTDILVLLLAASIFFLGRYASGKEHLLAPLRQVRRRALAMAALTVLLSYIGIGLLDSLHFRQQLPQTEAGQKIQYSPEVLSLLDVVVWRLRKNVERTYSAPLATHSFAKEMVEFPGGVKKRVFPPLAYGGAHLTDPLTQKADILQTLLLGGLFGIFLAFILCLTFLFLLSRYHRCSWNETFHAIRRGQYETAWGAILITLSLITVLVSIAVLLSGKYHLFGTDKVGQDVLYLAIKGIRTGLVIGGLTTLVMLPFAIFLGIAAGYFRGWVDDVIQYLYTTLSSVPGVLLIAAAILILQVYMDKHADSFSSITERADIRLLFLCLILGMTSWIGLCRLLRGETLKLRESEYVQAAIALGVSRPRILIRHILPNVMHIVLISVVLDFSGLVLAEAVLSYVGVGVDPAMISWGNMINSARMEMAREPIVWWSLSAAFIFMFGLVLTANIFSDAVRDAFDPRLRSR; translated from the coding sequence ATCTCCTTCAAACCGGTCCTCCTGTGGACCGATATACTCGTGCTTCTCCTGGCGGCGTCCATATTCTTTTTGGGACGGTACGCCTCCGGGAAAGAACATCTTCTCGCACCCTTGCGGCAGGTCCGTCGCCGCGCACTCGCCATGGCGGCCCTCACGGTCCTGCTCTCCTATATCGGGATCGGGCTTCTGGATTCACTCCATTTCAGGCAACAACTTCCCCAGACAGAGGCCGGACAGAAAATACAGTATTCCCCGGAGGTCCTCTCCCTGCTGGATGTAGTCGTCTGGCGACTCCGAAAAAATGTGGAACGGACCTACTCCGCACCTTTGGCAACGCACTCCTTCGCCAAAGAGATGGTTGAATTTCCGGGCGGCGTAAAAAAGAGGGTCTTTCCCCCGCTGGCCTATGGCGGCGCCCACCTGACAGACCCACTGACCCAAAAAGCGGATATACTGCAGACCCTTCTTCTCGGGGGTCTGTTTGGCATCTTCCTGGCATTTATCCTTTGCCTTACATTTTTGTTCCTCTTGAGTCGCTATCACCGTTGTTCGTGGAACGAGACGTTCCACGCCATCCGGCGAGGTCAGTATGAAACGGCCTGGGGAGCCATCCTCATCACCTTGAGTTTGATCACCGTCTTGGTTTCCATCGCCGTCCTGCTCAGCGGTAAATACCATCTTTTCGGAACCGACAAGGTGGGCCAGGATGTCCTTTATCTCGCCATCAAGGGCATCCGCACCGGGCTGGTCATCGGAGGACTGACCACACTGGTCATGCTCCCTTTTGCCATCTTCCTCGGGATCGCCGCCGGCTACTTCAGGGGATGGGTTGATGATGTTATACAATACCTCTATACCACCCTCAGCTCTGTTCCGGGGGTATTATTGATCGCCGCTGCAATCCTGATTCTCCAAGTATATATGGACAAACATGCCGATTCCTTCTCCAGCATCACAGAACGGGCCGACATCCGCCTCCTCTTCCTTTGCCTGATTCTCGGGATGACCAGCTGGATTGGCCTCTGCCGCCTCTTACGCGGTGAAACACTCAAGCTGCGTGAATCTGAGTACGTCCAGGCCGCGATCGCTCTTGGAGTCAGTCGGCCCCGAATTCTCATCCGGCATATTCTCCCGAATGTCATGCATATCGTCTTGATCTCGGTCGTTCTCGATTTTAGCGGCCTAGTCCTGGCCGAAGCAGTCCTGTCCTACGTCGGAGTCGGCGTCGATCCGGCAATGATCTCCTGGGGGAATATGATCAACAGCGCTAGGATGGAGATGGCACGTGAACCCATTGTCTGGTGGTCGCTCAGTGCCGCCTTTATTTTCATGTTTGGCCTGGTCCTGACAGCCAATATTTTTTCTGATGCCGTCCGGGATGCCTTTGATCCACGCTTGAGGAGCCGATGA
- a CDS encoding ABC transporter permease, which produces MTAYIVRRLLYAVPILVGVNLLTFLLFFVINTPEDMARLHLGGKRVTQEAIEKWKEDHGYNKPLAINLSAQGSGKLTETIFFEKSLRLFLFDFGRADDGRNIGADIRERMWPSLAIAIPGLIVGLFVNVTVAMLIAFFRASYLDTWGVIVAVAMMSISSLFYIIGGQFIFSKMLRLVPISGYDGGLNATKFLILPVIIGLIAGVGSGTRWYRTIFLEEIGKDYVRTARAKGLSELKVLFGHVLRNALVPILTGVVVVIPLLFLGSLITESFFSIPGLGSYTIDAINSQDFAIVRAMVFLGSFLYIIGLLLTDISYTWVDPRVRLD; this is translated from the coding sequence ATGACCGCCTATATTGTCCGCCGACTCCTTTACGCCGTCCCGATATTGGTTGGGGTCAACCTCCTGACCTTTCTTCTTTTTTTTGTGATTAATACCCCTGAGGACATGGCGCGTCTTCACCTCGGGGGAAAACGGGTCACCCAGGAAGCCATTGAAAAGTGGAAAGAGGACCACGGGTATAATAAACCCCTTGCGATTAATCTTTCCGCGCAGGGCTCCGGAAAACTAACAGAAACGATCTTCTTTGAGAAGTCTCTTCGGCTTTTTCTCTTTGATTTCGGACGCGCCGACGACGGCCGGAACATCGGGGCCGACATCCGTGAACGCATGTGGCCGAGTCTGGCCATCGCGATCCCCGGACTCATTGTCGGGCTCTTTGTCAATGTAACCGTCGCAATGCTCATCGCCTTCTTTCGCGCCTCCTATCTCGATACATGGGGGGTCATCGTTGCCGTGGCAATGATGTCGATCTCATCCCTCTTTTATATCATCGGCGGGCAATTCATTTTCAGCAAGATGCTTCGCCTTGTCCCCATCTCCGGCTATGACGGCGGTCTCAATGCAACAAAATTTCTGATCCTACCGGTCATCATTGGTCTGATCGCGGGGGTCGGCTCGGGAACGCGCTGGTACCGGACCATTTTCCTGGAGGAGATCGGAAAGGATTATGTCCGAACCGCACGGGCGAAAGGACTCTCTGAACTCAAGGTCCTCTTCGGCCACGTCCTTCGAAATGCCTTGGTCCCGATTTTGACCGGGGTCGTGGTTGTGATTCCCCTTCTCTTCCTTGGGAGCCTCATCACGGAATCTTTTTTCAGCATTCCCGGTCTAGGAAGCTATACCATTGATGCCATTAACAGCCAGGACTTCGCGATCGTGAGGGCCATGGTCTTCCTCGGGTCCTTTCTCTACATTATCGGCCTGTTATTGACCGATATTTCCTATACATGGGTCGATCCCCGGGTCAGGTTGGACTAA
- a CDS encoding peptide ABC transporter substrate-binding protein: MLNHYKPVYLVVLLFLSSLSGCSGSSLNNPYPKEDEALTILYSSFNQRPKHLDPAQSYSSNEITFTGQIYEPPFQYHYLKRPYTLIPLTAEDVPSPVYFDQDGTEITGENPSETVALSVYTIRIQEGIRYQPHPSFAQDAGGKFLYHNLSDRAMEEINTLSDFPETGSRELIAEDYVYQIKRLTHPKIHSPIYGFMSEYILELKAFGTQLREAQKKGSAFLDLRDFPLAGAEAVDKYTYRIKIHGKYPQFLYWLAMPFFAPVPYEVDRFYSQTGLAKKNITLDWYPVGTGPYMLTTNNPNLRMVLERNPNFHGEQYPLDGEPGDRASGILEDAGKPLPFIEKVVYSLEKEDIPIWNKFLQGYYDSSGISSDSFDQAVRISEGGNTDLTDGMKAKGIRLLTSTAASTYYMGFNMLDPVVGGDRPSARKLRQAIAIAIDQEESISIFQNGRGMAMQGPLPPGIFGFKEGEAGINRHVYDWIDGKPKRKSIAVARQLLAEAGYPQGRDAETGQPLILHFDTTGTGPEAKATFDWLRKQFEKIQVQLVIRNTDYNRFQDKMLKGTAQIFQWGWNADYPDPENFLFLLYGPNAKAGKNGENAANYSNKKFDALFEQMKNMENGPERQGIIDEMVEVFRRDVPWVSGFHPQRFGLYHAWYQNIKPNLMANNTLKYTRVDSGLRARSQGEWNRAVWWPLWVGGTVLLLGTLPAIRSYRRKERGIGQPSSQRDL, encoded by the coding sequence ATGCTGAACCATTACAAACCCGTCTATCTTGTTGTCCTCTTGTTCCTAAGCAGCCTCAGCGGGTGTTCCGGTTCATCTCTCAATAATCCTTATCCCAAAGAGGATGAGGCCCTTACCATCTTATACAGTTCTTTCAACCAGCGGCCGAAGCATCTCGACCCGGCACAATCCTATTCTTCGAATGAGATCACCTTCACTGGCCAGATTTACGAGCCCCCCTTTCAATATCATTACCTGAAAAGGCCCTACACCCTGATTCCGCTGACGGCAGAGGATGTCCCGTCCCCGGTCTACTTCGATCAAGACGGAACAGAAATCACAGGGGAAAATCCAAGTGAAACGGTCGCCTTAAGTGTCTACACCATCAGGATTCAAGAAGGGATACGCTATCAGCCCCACCCCAGCTTCGCCCAGGATGCCGGGGGCAAGTTCCTCTACCATAACCTGAGCGATCGGGCCATGGAAGAGATCAATACCCTCTCAGATTTTCCGGAAACCGGAAGCCGTGAGTTGATCGCTGAAGATTATGTTTACCAGATCAAACGCCTCACCCATCCGAAAATACATTCTCCAATCTATGGCTTTATGTCGGAGTATATCCTTGAATTAAAGGCCTTTGGAACACAATTGAGAGAAGCCCAAAAGAAGGGATCGGCCTTCCTGGATCTCCGAGACTTCCCCCTTGCGGGCGCGGAAGCGGTCGATAAATACACCTACCGGATCAAGATTCACGGCAAGTATCCACAATTTCTCTACTGGCTGGCCATGCCCTTCTTCGCGCCCGTCCCCTACGAGGTGGACCGTTTCTATTCACAAACCGGCCTGGCAAAAAAAAATATCACCCTCGATTGGTATCCGGTCGGCACCGGCCCCTACATGCTGACCACCAACAACCCCAATCTTCGGATGGTCCTGGAACGTAACCCAAACTTCCACGGAGAACAATATCCCCTCGACGGGGAACCGGGAGATCGGGCTTCGGGGATCCTCGAAGACGCGGGGAAGCCGCTCCCCTTTATTGAAAAGGTCGTCTACAGTCTTGAAAAAGAAGATATCCCCATATGGAACAAATTTCTCCAGGGGTATTACGATAGCTCCGGCATCTCTTCAGACAGCTTTGACCAGGCCGTGCGGATCTCAGAGGGGGGAAACACCGACCTGACCGATGGGATGAAGGCCAAAGGGATACGCCTGCTCACCAGCACGGCAGCCAGCACCTATTACATGGGCTTTAATATGCTTGATCCCGTCGTCGGCGGAGACCGCCCCTCGGCTCGCAAGCTGAGACAGGCCATCGCTATTGCGATCGATCAGGAAGAATCGATCTCCATCTTCCAGAACGGCCGCGGCATGGCCATGCAGGGACCACTCCCTCCGGGAATATTTGGATTTAAAGAAGGTGAGGCGGGGATTAACCGCCATGTCTATGACTGGATCGATGGAAAACCAAAACGCAAATCCATCGCGGTCGCCCGTCAACTGCTGGCGGAGGCAGGCTACCCTCAAGGACGCGATGCGGAAACAGGCCAGCCGCTTATTCTCCACTTTGATACGACCGGAACCGGACCGGAGGCCAAGGCAACCTTCGACTGGCTGCGAAAACAATTTGAAAAAATACAGGTTCAGCTGGTCATACGCAATACAGATTATAATCGCTTCCAGGACAAGATGCTTAAAGGAACCGCGCAGATCTTTCAATGGGGCTGGAACGCCGACTATCCCGATCCGGAAAACTTTCTATTTCTCTTATATGGTCCCAACGCCAAGGCGGGAAAGAATGGTGAAAACGCAGCGAACTATTCAAACAAGAAGTTTGATGCCCTCTTTGAGCAGATGAAGAATATGGAAAATGGGCCCGAGCGTCAGGGGATCATCGATGAGATGGTCGAGGTCTTTCGGCGGGATGTCCCCTGGGTCTCCGGTTTTCATCCGCAGCGCTTCGGTCTTTATCATGCCTGGTATCAAAATATCAAACCGAATCTCATGGCCAACAATACCTTGAAATATACCAGGGTCGATTCCGGCCTCCGCGCCCGGTCGCAAGGAGAGTGGAACAGGGCCGTCTGGTGGCCGCTCTGGGTGGGTGGGACGGTCCTTCTTTTGGGAACCCTGCCGGCCATCCGGTCCTACCGACGCAAAGAGCGGGGAATCGGACAACCTTCCTCGCAAAGGGATCTGTGA
- the secG gene encoding preprotein translocase subunit SecG: MFTFVVVIHLIVCFVLIAIVMLQSGKGAEMGAAFGGSSQTIFGSRGATTFLSKVTIGAAVLFFVTSMTLSIMGRERSVVSRVVIPSPIEEVETTEESAPSAGEPEEK; the protein is encoded by the coding sequence ATGTTTACCTTTGTTGTCGTTATTCATCTTATTGTATGTTTTGTCCTGATCGCAATCGTCATGCTTCAATCCGGTAAGGGTGCCGAAATGGGAGCCGCTTTCGGGGGATCCAGCCAAACCATTTTTGGAAGCCGCGGGGCGACAACTTTCCTGAGCAAGGTCACAATCGGGGCAGCCGTTTTATTCTTCGTAACCTCCATGACCCTTTCTATCATGGGTCGGGAGCGCTCAGTCGTCTCAAGGGTCGTCATCCCCAGCCCAATAGAAGAAGTGGAGACAACAGAGGAGTCCGCCCCTTCGGCAGGAGAGCCTGAAGAAAAATAG
- a CDS encoding triose-phosphate isomerase, with translation MSTPCFVANWKMYKGIAEAQSYLQTLEKRSAQGTAYASLFETDRAEIILAPPFTALSFVSEFLKRSSLRVDLAAQNVHYEGEGAFTGEVSPSMLRDVGCRYVIIGHSERRQFFGETDAEIHRKLNAIIKCGLRPILCIGETLQERQDGKTGSVLEHQLKQAFGKFLQGDEEAAGVPEWIIAYEPVWAIGTGQTPTPGEVGSVLQQIGKSLFEGLKSRRPRVLYGGSVNEGNIEIFMKEQALDGVLVGGASLSADKFLEIIKRGTSVKKD, from the coding sequence ATGTCAACACCCTGTTTTGTAGCAAACTGGAAGATGTATAAGGGGATCGCCGAGGCCCAGTCTTATCTGCAAACCCTTGAGAAACGCTCAGCGCAAGGAACCGCCTATGCCTCTCTTTTTGAAACGGACCGTGCCGAGATAATACTCGCACCTCCCTTTACGGCCCTCTCTTTCGTATCTGAATTTCTGAAGCGGTCTTCTTTAAGGGTTGACCTTGCCGCACAAAATGTTCATTATGAGGGGGAAGGGGCCTTCACGGGGGAGGTTTCTCCATCGATGTTGCGTGATGTGGGGTGTCGATATGTCATCATTGGCCACTCAGAGAGACGTCAATTCTTTGGAGAAACGGATGCTGAGATCCATCGTAAGCTTAACGCAATTATTAAATGCGGCCTCAGGCCGATCCTTTGTATCGGAGAAACCCTCCAGGAACGGCAAGATGGAAAGACTGGGTCCGTTCTGGAGCACCAACTGAAACAAGCCTTCGGGAAGTTTCTTCAAGGTGACGAGGAGGCGGCAGGTGTCCCGGAGTGGATCATCGCCTATGAGCCGGTCTGGGCGATTGGAACAGGTCAGACCCCGACGCCGGGAGAGGTCGGGTCGGTTCTGCAACAAATCGGGAAGTCTCTTTTTGAAGGCTTGAAAAGTAGAAGACCCCGCGTTCTTTACGGCGGAAGCGTAAATGAGGGCAATATCGAAATCTTCATGAAAGAACAAGCACTTGACGGAGTATTGGTCGGCGGAGCAAGCCTGTCGGCGGATAAATTCCTCGAGATTATTAAACGAGGCACCTCGGTCAAGAAGGACTAA
- a CDS encoding phosphoglycerate kinase gives MFLNKMTIEDTPIKGKRLFIRADFNVPLDRDLNITDDSRIRSTLRTINYAIDEGASVILASHLGRPKGADLRFSLAPIAKRLQRRLGKEVKFAPDCIGPEAKKMAERLKPGDVLLLENLRFHPGEEKNDDTFSEALAGLGIDVYINDAFGTAHRDHASTTGITKFVKVKACGLLMKKEITYLEGAVANPARPFVAILGGTKVSGKIGVIENLGKKVDKVIIGGGMAFTFLKATGIDVGNSPVEDAMIPIAREIRKNAIARGIKFYLPVDCVAAPNKDPSAEAKNVPIQEIPQGWLGLDIGPASVRLFMEVLANAKTILWNGPMGLFEMDAYSRGTSAVAQAVANAYALTIVGGGETAMAVHQAGESESISFISTGGGAALQLLEGEKLPGLSVLPDKPF, from the coding sequence ATGTTCCTGAACAAAATGACGATTGAGGACACCCCAATTAAAGGGAAACGTCTCTTTATTCGGGCCGACTTTAATGTCCCGCTCGACCGCGACCTGAATATTACGGATGATTCGAGAATCCGCTCAACGCTCCGGACCATCAATTATGCTATTGACGAAGGTGCCTCAGTCATCCTCGCCTCCCATCTCGGCCGACCAAAAGGGGCAGACCTGCGTTTTTCACTTGCACCCATTGCGAAGCGACTCCAACGCCGCTTGGGCAAGGAGGTTAAGTTTGCACCCGACTGTATCGGGCCGGAGGCGAAGAAGATGGCGGAAAGACTTAAGCCGGGAGATGTCCTTCTTTTAGAAAACCTTCGTTTTCATCCGGGAGAAGAAAAAAATGACGACACATTCTCAGAGGCCCTGGCCGGTCTTGGAATCGATGTCTATATCAATGACGCCTTCGGAACCGCCCATCGAGACCATGCCTCGACAACGGGTATTACTAAATTTGTCAAGGTCAAGGCCTGTGGGCTCCTGATGAAAAAAGAGATCACCTATCTGGAAGGAGCGGTCGCAAATCCTGCACGCCCTTTCGTCGCAATATTGGGTGGAACAAAGGTCTCCGGAAAAATTGGTGTGATTGAAAATCTCGGGAAAAAAGTCGACAAGGTAATCATCGGCGGAGGAATGGCCTTTACCTTTTTGAAGGCCACTGGAATCGATGTCGGGAACTCACCTGTCGAAGATGCCATGATCCCCATTGCGAGAGAGATCAGAAAGAATGCCATCGCGCGCGGCATCAAATTTTACCTCCCGGTTGATTGCGTCGCCGCACCGAACAAAGATCCTTCCGCAGAAGCCAAGAATGTCCCCATACAGGAAATTCCGCAGGGCTGGCTCGGACTCGATATCGGACCAGCCTCCGTTCGGCTCTTTATGGAGGTCCTGGCAAATGCCAAGACGATTCTCTGGAATGGCCCGATGGGTCTTTTTGAAATGGACGCCTATTCACGCGGAACCTCCGCCGTCGCCCAAGCCGTTGCGAATGCCTATGCCCTCACGATTGTCGGGGGGGGGGAGACCGCCATGGCGGTTCATCAGGCAGGTGAATCTGAAAGCATTTCCTTCATCTCCACAGGTGGCGGGGCAGCCCTCCAGCTACTGGAGGGAGAAAAGCTTCCCGGCTTGAGTGTATTGCCGGACAAACCCTTTTAG
- the gap gene encoding type I glyceraldehyde-3-phosphate dehydrogenase, whose product MAVRVGINGFGRIGRNLFRVAFSDPDIDIVCINDLADAGTLAHLLKYDSVHGTFPHEVESKEDALLVGDRSIRMTQEKDPAHLPWKEMDVDIVVEATGRFVDRSSAQKHIAAGSRKVIISAPGKSPDVTVVLGVNEDHYNPKKHHVVSNASCTTNCLAPLVKVLSDHFGIKRGLMTTVHSYTNDQQLLDLPHKDLRRARSANLSMIPTTTGAAKALSIVLPELEGKLDGMAIRVPTPNVSLIDLVVELETDVTEDSVRALLSSAAQGKMTGILQYTELPLVSVDLRGNPHSCIVDGTLTKVIGDRMAKVIAWYDNEWGYSCRVRDLIRFITGKQ is encoded by the coding sequence TTGGCAGTACGTGTTGGAATAAATGGATTCGGCCGGATAGGGCGGAATCTCTTTCGAGTTGCGTTTAGCGACCCTGATATCGATATTGTCTGCATCAATGATTTGGCCGACGCCGGGACCCTGGCGCACCTGCTCAAATATGATTCAGTCCATGGGACGTTTCCACATGAGGTTGAATCCAAGGAAGATGCCCTCCTCGTCGGGGATCGATCGATCCGGATGACCCAGGAGAAGGATCCCGCTCATCTCCCCTGGAAAGAGATGGATGTCGATATCGTTGTGGAAGCGACCGGTCGCTTTGTTGACCGCAGCTCGGCCCAAAAGCATATCGCGGCAGGCAGCCGAAAGGTGATCATCTCAGCCCCTGGAAAATCACCAGATGTCACGGTGGTTCTGGGGGTCAATGAAGATCACTATAATCCCAAAAAACACCATGTCGTTTCCAATGCCTCATGCACAACCAATTGCCTGGCGCCGCTTGTAAAAGTTCTCTCCGATCACTTTGGGATCAAACGTGGGCTGATGACCACCGTCCATTCTTACACCAACGACCAGCAGCTTCTCGATCTTCCCCACAAAGATTTAAGAAGGGCACGCTCAGCCAATCTTTCAATGATCCCGACAACAACCGGTGCGGCAAAGGCACTCTCCATCGTTCTTCCGGAGCTCGAAGGCAAGTTGGACGGGATGGCCATCCGGGTCCCGACACCAAATGTCTCGCTCATCGATCTCGTTGTCGAGCTAGAGACAGACGTCACTGAAGACTCGGTCCGGGCCTTACTTTCCTCCGCTGCTCAAGGAAAAATGACCGGTATCCTTCAATATACAGAACTGCCCTTGGTCTCGGTCGATTTAAGAGGAAACCCCCACTCATGTATCGTGGATGGAACCCTGACCAAGGTGATCGGCGATCGAATGGCGAAAGTCATCGCATGGTATGACAACGAATGGGGCTATTCCTGTCGCGTTCGCGACCTGATCCGATTCATTACCGGGAAACAATAA